The following proteins are encoded in a genomic region of Bicyclus anynana chromosome 12, ilBicAnyn1.1, whole genome shotgun sequence:
- the LOC112053575 gene encoding serine protease nudel produces the protein MIAPEEKKMVGLLPMDLAETNKEKGGLKWYPLLQKILAILIIIIFAAGFFGLILRLLESNSKIQNTELIFVSGFSEEQNITTLYDKMVIFIQPKNKTLNTFSRSRNKRETVSFPKNNTDLTKTHLVKFKDNKIQRLRKMMSEKDVLCNDESHKEACKELVMKIKLLTENKSKNDDDKNKFSNTKNGIDMNIKGKSNKNRADIPKKGTALNFVRPKKSVTLENSYGIPNQMSHSHATFPRESSSPQLTDTCLLARLMKQSFPELQGVYENPQLDYQSQISPYSSRHVPSSYISAYNHERDVETLKHKPHPQDVEIAMHYIEPKSETWALCASKEGSESDIGLWDKLCSDLEYLCVIEPLGRFADKELNEYKNILPKDALSNSSVKEVECPVGMMSCSDGSSCVDEKDWCDGQVDCNDVSDEARCTCKSRVDVARICDGYFDCPFGEDEMGCDGCDEGSFSCEDTNTNTRVTCYSKDERCNNVADCPNHKDEIDCSMLAPTLHKKPLFAISNTEGYLHRNYKGNWYAVCNNPYMWAHDACRRETGLIIRPPFIQVLPIDPLLKVNYINNALGGLVHTHNECLNASAVYVTCPDLLCGTRMLTTSQLIKEDAAIESRLFGRNKRFLLPYPAMFYGGRVKRYVTNKNTESDLLRKYVSGEEETRRKRAEGRVVGGKPSQPTAWPWVVALYRDGMFHCGGVIINQNWIMSAAHCVNKFWQHYYEVQVGMLRRFSFSPQEQNYRVTHVIVNQNYNRENMINDLSLLRVKPGIQFSRWARPICLPSPEVAGSDWMWGPPAGTICTAVGWGATEERGPDPDHMREVEIPIWEHCKHEEDQSGKEICAGLMEGGKDACQGDSGGPLLCRNPMNTQQWYVAGIVSHGDGCGRKDEPGVYTRVSLFVNWIKYHISSKRLPLIQPKQECPGFRCDSGILKCLPKKRMCDKIIDCLDGEDELNCDISIMESNEKSLTVNSPTREVSENSNSSKAKETNEIDDSLSSEDSADNDNIVTTTKTLSTTLINEFITESTRYSNDDVKIESTTKYWKDMENVTSKYKKHKPLTDLDTSASHFMYASTIEISNPDYFEDFGKQESNEFVTSDPINDLTNKKPEIHAVAIDTSKHSLQSMSSTLDKMPIQKENLEDISLKTTTFTTVYQTTTDNNYEFREYLEHDTQNLESNKSKAAKESQELIVELMPQANIINDGISNINAENKKHDHSFSEAKHVENKSDATKPLDSKNENFSELEDITLLELQPAKIRKKHLSPTEFQCRRIYQIVPYASRCDHKPDCEDGTDELDCTCLDYLTTYDSKLICDGNFDCADGQDEIDCFTCEKSHFLCKRSQICLDTKYICDGTPQCPLGEDEIDCFTLSNGKHITYDVSGRPLVNLEGYITKRHENNWQIVCEKDMQIKMQEEAAIHICRYLGFNSANRYLLKHINIKDSLVSGGGDHNKNKRDIDFEIPVHFTFKTEDTNNSLRNVIIPKPEIIKEECVPNVTRTCMTLYVFCDHSLFTHFDVTQNLRTSKDLEDVSLFMWPWVAQVYVDGLYKCTGVLVDLSWVLINHYCLQSYSFNHNYITVVLGTQQTLQSTVGPYEQVYQVDAKKDLYRSKVLLLHLKKPAVYSVMVKPMIVTSLFSEDTQNSICVAVGSTKNNKSFTVFLKETNNCDQRSRCFIPERNSSCPTDVHSNWAGIISCHTKQGWYPTASFVQNTIDCSKIIVGTDIGILKHEIKSYKDIASANTALTSAGSPFQHFGTLPSIGSSNYVPRPLPLQLRNSLSYVGDFDSSNKCDVIFTEKPMHNSIEENVLDDCEGARCQRGKCVELRNVCDGVTDCEDAADESKESCSKKHDICTHDPLYHGCECPVGQMKCNNDRCILKELFKDGHDDCGDGTDEPGHTKCSDYLSRVMPSRLCDGILHCHDRSDEDPMFCKCHAKKGFKCTKSSVPPDDYCVALDVVCDGARDCPNGEDEKNCIGLSAPKGTPHGTGEVVIRSHGVWHTKCFPSLNHTKSQLEAICREVGFINGHAKQLPSLGTPQQHQKLVVDTFSDVTLNNNTKIKLRNSYLPMARKVVVENENCYPVFIECL, from the exons AAAAAGGCGGCCTAAAATGGTACCCTCTTCTGCAAAAAATACTAGCaatattgattataattatatttgctGCTGGATTTTTCGGTTTGATCTTAAGGCTACTAGAAAGTAatt CAAAAATCCAAAATACAGAATTGATTTTTGTGTCGGGATTCAGTGAAGAACAAAACATTACAACACTATACGACAAGATGGTTATATTTATCCagccaaaaaataaaacattgaacaCATTTTCAAGATCACGTAATAAACGAGAAACTGTTTCTTTTCCTAAAAATAATACCGATTTAACTAAAACACATCTCGTGAAATTCAAGGATAATAAAATACAGAGGCTCCGGAAAATGATGTCAGAAAAAGATGTTTTATGTAACGATGAAAGTCACAAAGAAGCCTGCAAAGAATTGGTTATGAAAATAAAGTTGCTAAcagaaaataaatcaaaaaatgacgatgataaaaataaattcagtaaCACAAAAAATGGTATAGATATGAATATCAAAGGGAAATCAAATAAAAACCGTGCAGATATACCAAAAAAGGGAACAGCGCTTAATTTTGTGAGACCAAAGAAAAGCGTAACTCTAGAAAACTCTTATGGCATTCCTAATCAAATGAGCCATTCACATGCCACGTTTCCACGTGAATCATCTAGTCCACAATTAACAGATACCTGTTTATTAGCACGTCTCatgaaacaaagttttcctGAATTACAAG GTGTTTACGAGAACCCACAGTTAGACTACCAATCACAGATATCTCCATATTCTTCGAG ACATGTTCCGTCAAGTTATATATCTGCTTATAATCATGAACGTGATGTGGAGACACTCAAACATAAACCACATCCTCAAGATGTTGAAATTGCTATGCATTATATAGAACCCAA ATCGGAAACTTGGGCGCTATGTGCAtcaaaagaaggctcagagtcagaCATCGGGCTATGGGATAAACTATGCTCGgacttggagtatctctgcgtgatcgaaccaTTAGGGAGATTTGCAGATAAAGAACTCAACGA atataaaaatatcctgCCAAAAGATGCATTATCAAATTCTTCAGTCAAAGAAGTCGAATGCCCCGTCGGCATGATGTCCTGCAGTGATGGCAGTAGCTGTGTCGATGAGAAAGATTGGTGTGACGGGCAGGTAGATTGTAATGACGTCAGCGACGAAGCGAGATGCACTTGTAAATCTCGTGTGGATGTAGCGAGAATATGTGACGGCTATTTCGATTGTCCTTTCGGTGAAGATGAAATGGGATGTGATG GTTGTGATGAAGGATCTTTTAGCTGTGAAGACACCAATACTAACACACGAGTTACATGTTACTCTAAGGATGAACGCTGCAACAACGTAGCCGATTGCCCCAACCACAAAGATGAAATCGATTGCAGTATGCTTGCGCCCACTCTACATAAGAAACCT CTGTTTGcaatatctaacactgaaggcTATCTGCATAGGAATTATAAAGGTAACTGGTACGCAGTTTGTAACAACCCTTACATGTGGGCTCACGATGCTTGTCGGCGTGAAACGGGACTCATTATACG ACCACCATTTATTCAAGTTTTGCCAATCGATCCACTGCTGAAGGTTAACTATATAAACAACGCTCTGGGAGGATTAGTTCACACACATAATGAATGTCTTAACGCTTCTGCAGTGTATGTCACATGTCCTGATTTACTATGTGGAACTAGGATGCTCACAACATCTCAACTAATAAAGGAG gaCGCTGCAATAGAAAGTCGACTCTTTGGTCGGAATAAACGATTCCTTTTACCATATCCTGCCATGTTTTACGGAGGTCGAGTAAAAAGatacgtaacaaataaaaatacggaATCAGATTTGCTTCGCAAATATGTAAGCGGCGAGGAGGAAACAAGGAGAAAACGGGCTGAAGGACGGGTTGTGGGTGGTAAGCCAAGCCAACCTACTGCTTGGCCGTGGGTGGTAGCACTGTACAGAGATGGGATGTTTCATTGTGGCGGAGTTATTATCAACCAAAATTGGATTATGAGTGCAGCGCATTGTgttaataa attCTGGCAACACTATTACGAAGTGCAAGTCGGTATGCTTCGTCGCTTTTCGTTTTCGCCTCAAGAGCAAAACTATCGTGTAACTCATGTTATCGTCAATCAGAATTATAATCGAGAGAACATGATAAACGATCTTTCTCTGCTAAGAGTTAAACCTGGTATACAGTTTAGTAGATGGGCCAGACCTATTTGTTTGCCGAGTCCCGAGGTTGCTGGCAGTGACTGGATGTGGGGACCTCCAGCTGGAACTATATGTACTGCTGTAGGGTGGGGTGCCACAGAAGAACGGGGACCTGATc CTGATCATATGCGTGAAGTAGAAATACCTATTTGGGAACATTGTAAACACGAAGAAGATCAATCCGGTAAAGAAATATGTGCAGGTTTAATGGAAGGAGGAAAGGATGCTTGTCAA gGTGATAGTGGTGGTCCTTTATTATGCAGAAATCCTATGAATACTCAGCAATGGTATGTGGCAGGTATCGTAAGCCACGGCGATGGGTGTGGTAGAAAAGACGAGCCAGGAGTTTACACACGAGTCAGTTTGTTTGTAAATTGGATAAAGTACCATATAT CTTCAAAAAGATTGCCTTTAATTCAACCAAAACAAGAATGCCCAGGTTTTAGGTGTGATTCaggaattttaaaatgtttacctaAAAAACGAATGTGCGATAAAATAATAGACTGCCTTGATGGAGAAGATGAGCTTAACTGTGACATTTCAATAATGGAGTCAAATGAAAAATCTCTAACTGTGAATTCTCCAACGAGAGAAGTCAGTGAAAATTCTAACAGTAGTAAAGCAAAGGAAACGAACGAAATTGATGACTCCTTGTCATCTGAAGATAGCGcagataatgataatatagTTACCACAACTAAAACGCTTTCAACCACTTTGATTAATGAGTTCATTACTGAGTCTACAAGGTATAGTAATGATGATGTTAAAATTGAAAGTACAACAAAATATTGGAAAGATATGGAAAATGTtacatcaaaatataaaaaacataagcCTTTAACCGATTTGGATACAAGTGCCAGTCATTTCATGTATGCTTCTACTATAGAAATCTCAAATCCAGATTATTTTGAGGATTTCGGTAAACAAGAGTCAAATGAATTTGTTACTTCAGACCCTATCAATGATTTAACAAATAAGAAGCCAGAAATACATGCAGTGGCAATAGATACATCAAAACATTCTTTACAATCAATGTCATCTACTTTAGATAAAATGCCTATTcaaaaagaaaatcttgaaGATATTTCCCTAAAGACAACGACTTTCACGACTGTTTATCAAACAACAACTGATAACAATTATGAATTTAGGGAGTACTTAGAACACGATACACAAAATTTAGAAAGTAATAAGAGCAAAGCTGCCAAAGAATCCCAAGAATTGATAGTTGAACTTATGCCCCAggctaatataattaatgatgGCATAAgtaacataaacgcagaaaataaaaaacatgatCATTCATTTTCTGAAGCCAAACATGTAGAAAATAAGTCAGACGCAACAAAACCTTTAGACTCAAAgaatgaaaattttagtgaattagaagatATTACACTTTTGGAACTGCAACCGgcaaaaataaggaaaaaacATTTATCACCAACGGAGTTTCAATGTAGACG AATTTATCAAATTGTGCCTTATGCATCTCGGTGTGATCATAAACCTGACTGTGAAGATGGAACTGATGAATTAGATTGTACATGCTTAGATTATTTAACGACTTATGACAGTAAGCTGATATGTGATGGAAATTTTGACTGTGCCGATGGACAGGATGAAATTGATTGCT TTACATGTGAGAAAAGCCATTTTCTATGTAAACGGAGTCAAATTTGCTTGGACACAAAGTACATATGCGACGGAACACCACAATGTCCATTAGGAGAGGATGAAATAGACTGTT tTACTTTGTCGAACGGTAAACATATAACTTACGATGTAAGTGGCAGACCACTGGTCAATTTAGAAGGATATATAACAAAAAGGCATGAAAATAATTGGCAAATAGTCTGTGAAAAAGACATGCAAATTAAAATGCAAGAAGAAGCTGCGATACATATCTGTCGTTATCTGGGTTTCAA TTCAGCTAACAGATATTTACTaaaacacataaatataaaagatagccTCGTCAGTGGTGGAGGAGatcataacaaaaataaacgagATATTGATTTCGAAATTCCCGTGcactttacttttaaaactgAAGATACGAATAACTCACTAAGAAATGTGATTATACCGAAACCTGAAATCATTAAAGAAGAATGCGTGCCTAATGTTACAAGAACATGTATGACTCTTTATGTATTTTGTGACCATTCTTTGTTTACACATTTTGATGTAACCCAAAACCTTCGTACAAGTAAAGATTTAGAAGATGTTTCATTATTCATGTGGCCTTGGGTTGCTCAGGTTTATGTCGATGGATTATACAAGTGTACAGGTGTCCTTGTAGATTTATCCTGGGTTTTGATAAATCACTATTGTTTACAAAGTTAttc ttttaacCATAACTACATTACTGTAGTACTTGGTACACAACAAACTTTACAATCTACGGTAGGTCCGTATGAACAAGTATACCAAGTTGATGCTAAGAAAGACTTATATCGCAGCAAAGTTCTTCTACTGCATTTGAAAAAGCCTGCAGTTTACTCTGTTATGGTAAAACCAATGATCGTGACGTCctt ATTTTCTGAAGATACGCAGAACTCTATATGCGTTGCCGTTGgttcaacaaaaaataataagtcaTTCACTGTCTTcttaaaagaaacaaataattgCGATCAACGTAGCCGGTGTTTCATTCCAGAGAGGAACAGTTCGTGTCCT ACAGACGTACATTCTAACTGGGCTGGAATAATTAGTTGTCATACAAAACAAGGATGGTACCCGACAGCATCGTTTGTACAAAATACCATCGATTGTAGTAAAATAATAGTGGGTACAGATATCGGAATTCTCAAACATGAGATTAAAAGCTATAAAG ATATTGCA tcggccaacactgcgcttactagtgcggggtcgccattccagcactttgggaccctaccgtccatcggctcttcgaactatgtaccccgcccattgccacttcagcttcgcaactcgttgagctatgtcggtgactttgattcttcaaACAAATGTGATGTTATATTTACAGAAAAGCCTATGCATAATTCTATAGAAGAAAATGTACTCGACGATTGCGAAGGTGCTCGATGTCAACGAGGCAAGTGTGTAGAGTTACGAAATGTCTGCGATGGAGTTACTGACTGTGAAGATGCTGCTGATGAATCTAAAGAGTCATGTAGTAAGAAACACGACATTTGTACCCATGATCCTCTATATCATGGATGTG AATGTCCCGTTGGTCAAATGAAATGTAACAATGATCGGTGCATCCTGAAGGAACTTTTCAAAGACGGCCATGACGACTGCGGGGACGGCACGGATGAGCCCGGCCACACCAAGTGCTCGGATTATCTCAGTCGAGTCATGCCGTCGAGACTCTGTGATGGAATACTCCATTGTCATGACCGGAGCGACGAGGACCCGATGTTTTGTAAATGTCACGCGAAGAAAGGATTTAA GTGTACTAAATCGTCGGTACCGCCAGATGACTACTGCGTGGCTTTAGACGTGGTGTGTGACGGGGCTCGCGACTGTCCAAACGGAGAGGACGAAAAGAATTGTATCGGCCTGAGTGCGCCTAAAGGAACCCC gCATGGAACTGGAGAAGTAGTAATAAGATCACACGGGGTGTGGCATACCAAATGCTTTCCCTCGCTGAACCACACCAAATCCCAATTAGAAGCGATTTGTCGAGAGGTAGGCTTCATCAATGGCCACGCGAAACAGCTGCCATCTCTGGGAACGCCACAACAACACCAAAAACTTGTTGTTGATACGTTTTCTGATGTAACGCTCAACAACAACACGAAAATCAAACTAAGAAACAGCTATTTACCAATGGCAAGGAAAGTTGTTGTAGAAAATGAGAATTGCTATCCAGTTTTTATAGAATGCTTGTAG